In the Patescibacteria group bacterium genome, TTTATCATACATTCCCCATGTACTGCCTTGCTCAACTGCACATTCAAATGCAAATGCAGCATCAAGAGCTAGACTATGGTTACTTAAAATAAAATGTCTAAAAGCGAACACAACATTATCGGCATATTCTTCACTAATTCTTTTTAAGTCACTAACATATGTATTACAAAAAGGACATTCAAAATCTGAATAATATATTATTTTTACTGGGGCGTCCAAATTACCAATATAATTATCATCTTCGCTAATTGGTCTCATTTGTAACTGTTGAACCCTCTTGGCTGCATCAATTGCTTGCATATATGGATTTTCGGATTCGGAATCATCAATCAATCCAGTGTCTCCCAATATATTTTCAACGGCCACCTTGTCTTCTCTAAAAGAGTAGGCATAAGCAAGACCTATTAACGCAAAAACTACCAATAAAACAACTATTGAATAACCTTTATTATTTTTCATACACTTTATTTAGATAATAAATAATATTTAAAAACTAATTTCTGGTTTTGTGATATTATAATTCTTCTCAAAATTCCCCGCAACTCTCAAAATTGTTTTTTCATCAAACCTAGCACCAATCAATTGCATCCCTATGGGAAGCCCTTCCGAAAAACCACATGGAACCGATACAGCTGGCAAACCAGCCAATGATGCACTCGTCACGTAAATATCTTCCAAATACATTTTGAGTGGATCATTTGATTGCTCCCCTATCTTAAAAGCTGTATGAGGTGAAGTTGGGGTAAGAATAACATCTACTTTTTTTAAAGCCTCATCCATTTCATTCTTAATTAATGTTCTGACTTTTTGAGCTTTCAAATAATAAGCATCGTAATAGCCGGCCGACAAAGCATATGTTCCAAGCATTATCCTTCTCTTTGCTTCTGGCCCAAAACCCCTACCCCTGCTTTTTGAATATATTTCAAACAAATCATTTCCATTTTGCTCAGATAGGCCGTATCGAATGCCGTCAAAACGAGCGAGATTCGAACTTATTTCCGAAGGAGTTATAATATAATAAACAGGAACAGCATATTTTGTGTGAGGCAAACTAATATCAACAAATTCTGCTCCTAGCTCTTTTAGTTTTTCAATAGAATTGTTTAGCGCTTCTGCAACATCCCCTTCCATTCCTTCTTCAAAATATTCTTTTGGTAGGCCGATTTTTAATCCTTTAATGTCTTTTGACAATTCTTCGCTATACTTATCTATTTTTTCGTCTACTGTTGTTAAATCATTTTTATCTATTCCAGAAATAATTTCCTGAACAATAGCAGCGTCTTCGACTGTTTTTGTGAGAGGTCCCGGAACGTCAGTAGAACTAGTCATTGCAATAAGCCCAAAACGTGAAGCTCTCCCATAGGTTGGTTTCAATCCAACTACACCGCAAAAAGATGCTGGACAGCGAACTGAACCTCCGGTGTCTGTTCCTAGTGCAAATACGCACATGTCAGAAGCCACGGCAGCTGCTGAGCCACCAGAAGATCCACCTGGAACTCGTGTTAAATCCCATGGATTGTGAGTGGTCCCAAAAGCAGAGTTTTCTGTTGAAGCCCCATGAGCAAACTCATCTAGATTTGATTTGGCTAGCAAAATTGCCCCTGCTTCCTTGAGTTTTTTTATAATCGTTGCATCATACGGAGCAATATATTTTTCTAATATTTTTGATGAAGCAGTTGTTTTCACTCCTTTTGTTAGAATATTGTCTTTTGCAATAAATGGAATACCCAAAAGTTCTGTCCATTCACCTTTCGCTATTTTTTCATCGGCAATGCTAGCTTCCTCTAAAGCCTCTTTTTCCAAAACAGTAATAAGGGCCTTTATTTTTCCGTCTTCTTTTTTTATCCTATCAAGACAAGCGGTCACTAATTCAACAGAAGTTATTTCTCTGCTTTTTAGTTTAGTTTGCGCTTGAGTTAAGCTAAGTTCATTTAACATAGATCATGTAGCATGTAACACAAAACATGTAACATACAAAAAATTTATTTTATTATTTTATATACCATAGCCCCTATCTCTTCTGACAATACTAGTGCTTTTTCATAATCACTCTTTTGTAAATACTTTTCTACTAGACAGAAATGCAGTAAATATTTTGATTCCTTTAGGGATCCGTAAGATATTTCTAAGAAATTTTTATAAACTTTACAATTATCACCTTTCCTCCTAGCATAGCCCTCAATGTAGTTGAGAACAACCGACAAAGATGATCTTCTTAATTGAGATGTAATCCCGTAAATTTCATCTTTAGGAAAATTTTTAGTAAATCCATAAACCAAATGAGCATATTCATCCATTCTAATTCTTAGTTTTTCATGATATGTCATATGTTTTTATGTTACATGTTTTGTGCTACATGTTTTGTGCACTATAGTACTCTCTTTACCTTCACTTGATGATTTTCTAACTCAGGTGCTTGGCTCAAAGCATCCTCTCTTTCGTCATTAAGCCATTGTTCATCTTTGTCTTCTCTTAGTCCATTTAAAAGTCCTGTCACTTGAGCAGTTGGCTCGACTTGACTTGTATCGACTTCCTGAAGCTGGTCAATATAACCTAGAATATCTGACAATTGATCACCATACTGTATAAATTCTGCTTCGCTTAACTCAAGACGAGCTAATTTTGCAATATGTTCTATATCTTTTTTCTCTAATTTCATAGTTTTAGTTAATAGTTAAAAGATGAAAGTTAAAAGTTACTTATTAATTCTTTATATTTCTAGCCTTTAACAATATCTAAAAATTCTTCTTCATTTAATATTTTTACACCTAGATTTTTGGCTTTTTCTAGTTTACTCCCCGCCTCTACTCCAGCAACTACAAAATCTGTTTTTTTGCTAACAGAAGAGGAAATAGAGCCTCCCAGCTCTCTTATTTTAGCTTTTGCCTCGTCTCTTGTCAATTTTGACATTGCTCCCGTTAAAACAAAGGTTTTATCTAAAAATTTACTATTTTCCTGCTTAGCTAAATTATCTTCAATAATTATCTGAACCCCATGACTTTCTAATCGTTCCAAAATAGCCAAATTATGTTCATCCCGAAACCATTCAAACATACTCCTAGCTACAATTGGGCCAACATCTTCCATTTTTTCCAAATCTTCTGCACCATATTCTTGAACTAATTTTATTAAATCTTTTAACTTTCTACTTTTAACTTTTAACTTAGTAGCAAGAAAAATCGCTGTTTCCTCTCCCACATGCCTTATCCCGAGACCAATCAAGAACTTTGCTAAATCTACGTTCTTTTTCCCTTCAATTGATTTAAGCAAATTATCAGCTGATTTCTCAGCGAATCTTTCCAGCAACAGCAAATCTTCTTTCTTCAAATTATAAAAATCACTTATATCTTTTATTAAACCCCCTGACACTAATTGTTCAATTATGCTTGGTCCGAGACCTTCAATATCAAGAGCTCCTTTTGAAACAAAATGCATTAACCTTCGAATATTCACAGCATAACAATTTTTATTGGTACATCTGTAGGCAACCTCTCCTGAAGCTTTTTCAACATTACTTTCACATATCGGACATTTCTTCGGTCTACTTATTACTTTTTCCGTTCCATCACGAAGATTGTCTAGGACTTTTACAACTTTGGGAATAACATCTCCTGCTCGTTCTAGAATAACCGTATCACCAACTTTTAAACCAAGTCTTTTTATCTCATCCATATTGTGAAGAGTGGAATGACTAACTGTTACTCCGCCAACAAAAACTGGCTCAACACTTGCAATCGGGGTAAGAGTTCCGGTCCGACCAATTTGCCAAACAACATCAAGAACTTTTGTTGTGACTTGTTCGGCGGAAAACTTGTAGGCCATATAATATCTGGGGCCTTTACCAATATGCCCAAGGACGGGCCAGAGATGAAGATTGTTAACTTTCACAACAATGCCATCACATTCAAAGGGCAAGCCATTTCTATGATCATCCCAATAATGATGAAACTTTATAACTTCGCTCAGGCTCTTTTCAATTTTGTTTTGTGATAAAACTTTAAATCCTAAAATGCTAGCCAGTTCATGCTCTTGTTCGTGATTGTCCAATAAATTATCTTCTCCAAGCAAAAGACTATAAACAAAAAAATCTAGATTTCTCTCAGAAACTATTTTTGGATTAAGCTGCCTAATTGTCCCTGCGGCTGCATTCCTAGGATTAACAAAAATATTTTTCCCTTCTTTCTTGTATTTTTTATTAAGTTCATCGAAAACCTTTTTTGTCATAATAACCTCTCCTCTTAGTCCTATGGTCCCCGACTCTATTGCTTTTAATATTGTTTGTGCTTTATTTTTTTCAATGCCAATTTTTTCAATATCCGAAAGATTTATCTTTCTCAGAGAGAGAGGAATGGCTTCTATCGTTTTTAAATTTGCAGTTACATCCTCGCCAACAACCCCATCACCTCTTGTGGCTCCCTTGGTGAGTTTGCCCCCAACATAAACAAGGCTAGCCGCGAGACCATCCATTTTTAATTCACAAAAATATTCTATCTTCTTTGAGCTAGGGCCAATTATTTTCTTTAACCTTTCCTCCCATTCAAACATTTCATTTTCAGTAAATGAATCAAAAATTGACATCATGGGTTTGGAATGTTTTATTTTCTCAAACTTCTCCAAAGGTTGCCCTCCGACTCTTTGAGTTGGTGAATCTGGAGTTATAAATTCTGGATTTTCTTCTTCAAGCTTTTGAAGTTCATTTTTCAAGCTATCATGAGCGGCATCAGTTATTTCTTGCTTGTCTTCCACATGATAAAGAAATCGATGATAATCGATTTCTTTTTTTAACTTTTCAATTCTTTCTTTAGCTTCTTTTTTGTTCATGGTTAATAATTTCTAATAGACTAGACGCACTGCTCTTCTGGTTCCCCTATATTCTCCGAAGTTAGTTAATGTTGTTGTGGCATCAACTGTATCGTAATTATATAAAATATAATATTCGGCACCATCAAAGAGAGTTGATCTTTGTTCAGTGCCCACACAGCCATCAAAGCCTGTATTTATATACTCTCCATCTTCACAAGTTGGCGTCCCAGTTGGCGGATCAAATACCCCTTTCCTAACCTCCCAAAGGAACTTCTCTGCGCCAGCCTCAGCCGCAAAATAAGCTTGTGTCGCATTGGCCTGAGTCTTAGACACTTTCAATCCATTTATAACAACACTACCAAGAGACAAGCCCACTGTCAAAATACTAGTCATTATCAACAATGTTATCATCAATAAAGTAGCACCTCTTTTGTTTGTTAATATTTTTTTTAAATTATTCATAATATCTTGAAGTTATTGTCGTCTGCAAAGTTGTTTTTTGTTTATGAATTTCTCTTCCCTTGCTTGTTTCAACATCCACCTTTAATGTCACTGAGGGTTGCCTTGAATGAAAAGCACCAATCTCATCATCCCAGACATTGAAATATAAATTCTCCAAACTTATCTCATTGGGAGTCACGAACATCTCTTCATCATCCAATCCTTTTACTCTTCTAATTGTCCAACTATCTACATCGCCATTATTTCCAATAGCATATGAAACACACTCTTCTTTTCTATTCATAAAATAGAGAACATGATAGCCAGGAAATGTTGTAGAATCTATATTAAAAATTTTATTTGGTACAGTTGCTGGAGCAATAATATCGGCAGTCAACCCAAGGGTCGCTGCACAAGAGTCTTCACTTTTCACTGCTGTTCTTATTTCTTTACTTACCATCTCAAAAACAAATTTCATACTTTCTTGAATATTCTGAGTCGCTATAACGCTTTTTTGAGACTCAATCATTGACAGATAAATACTTGTTATCATTAAAAAAACGACCGCAAATATGGCAATAGCCACTATCATTTCCAGTAGAGAATACCCCCTTTCATTTTTAATAATATTTTTTATCATTTATCTCCAATTATATAATAATGTTTTTGCGATATAGTCATTCGATTTTCCAGAAGTCACCCAATTGACCCTAGACTCAACCTCCCAACAATCTGAACTAGAGGGAGTGCAATCACTTACAGTTATTAATCTTCTATAAGTCGAAGGTGCCCCTCCTGCTACATGGTCATAAAAATTACCATTATATCTCAGAATGGTGTCAGAGTCATTGATTGAGGCCACATCATTGGTCGTGATACTGTCACCATAGTAAATAGTAAAAGTTCTATCAGTCCCTCCAAAATTATCATCCCAATCAGGAAGGGATGAATTGAGCCAATTCTCATCTCTGTAACCCCGAACCAGTTCTAGGCCCTCTTGAGCAAACAAGGACGCCTTTAGATAACCAGCATTTAATGATTCCGCTCGCATAGTCATGAGCATAAGAGATGATATTCCAACTAAGCCAAAAGAGAACATAGCCAAAACAACAATAATTTCCATAAGAGAAAAACCTCTTTTGTTTGAGGGGGGGAATAAGAATATTTTTTTAGAAATATTAGTCAACATCAACAAGGCCAAATTTATTTAATATAATAGATTTTGTAGCACCCCTGGAGTGCTCCAAGGTTATTGTTACTTCAATAGCGCTATCAGTGGCTCCAAAAACAAAGCTCCCGTCTGTTGGGTGATCACTCCCTCTTAGCATAATTATTGGATCAGGAGGATAAAAAATTGCCCAGAAGTAGCTGGAGTGATCTGTCCCATCACTAATATCTGAAACATGTACATTTTTCCCAATAACCTTATTAACAAAAACTTCATTCGTTGGTAATATATCTGATTTTCCAGAATTACTGAGATCAAAAAATAAGATAAAATTCTCTGGGTTGCCAGCAGTATCATCTGTGAGCCTTATTCCCCACCCTCCTACATCAGAAATGCTCCCAGCATATTCCTTATAGCTCAAAGCATATCCCTGAGCTTTTCTTATTTCACTAACAAGATTCTGAGTGGCGATATTAAGCTCTTCAGATGATCCTCCTTGGCGATAATTAGCGACCATTATACCAGATATAAGACCAATAATAGCAATAGAAACTATAAGTTCAATTAGAGTAAAACCGTTGCTGTTTTTAAATATATTCATTTAAAAAAATTATAATATTATCTATTATACCACAAAACACGCTCCCTGTAACACAAAAAAACGCCCTAAAGAGAACGGCGTAAGGTCATGGCATGAAGAATAAAAATATACTTTACAACAAAGCAATATACCAACTAAGTATTTGATTACCCCAAAAAAGAGTTATAATTGAAGCTGTCGTCAAAAATATCCCAAGAGGGACTTCCGACCCCCACTTTTTCATCCCAAAAACAACCAAGAAAATAGAAATAACTGAACCAATAAGATAGGCCAAAAGGATGGCAAGTAAAATCATGGGCCAAGAAAACATCACACCCATCAACAAACCAAGACGAATATCCCCTCCCCCAATCCAGCGACCCCTCGAAACAATGAACTGAGCCAAGAAAAATCCCCCACCAATAAATGCCCCAATTAGAAGATTTGTCCAAGACAAGCCAAGAAATAAATTAATCCCAAATATTATTGCAATGGCCGGCAAGGTAACTCTATCTAGAATCAAATACCACTTTAAGTCATAGATAAAAATGATAATCATGATTGAGATAAAAAATAAATCGCGAGCGAGAGTTAAAAGATGAAAGTTAAAAGTAGAAAGAAAATAGGCTATATCGAAATTCAAAATTCGAAATTCAAAAATATTCCAAAATGCATATAAAAACAATATCCCAGTTATAAATTCAACCGCTGGATATTGCCAACTGATTTTTTCATGACATTTTCGGCACTTGCCTCTCAAAAATATAAAACTAAAAACTGGAATATTGTCATACCAAGCAATCTGTTTTTTGCATTTCGGGCAATAAGAGCGACCCATTATAGTTTCCCCTTCATGTAAACGATAAAGCAATGCATTCAAAAAAGAACCGATAATAAGGCCGAGAGTTAAAATGTAGAATAGTATTAAATATGTCATTTATTTATATTTACCCATTTTACCAAGCAAAAAATCTCTCACTCCCAATATCATACCATATACCATTTTATTTTTCCCTTGAATCGTCCACTGAATAATTCTAATCGGGACAACTATAAATAATAGAAAAAAACCGCCTATATAATTATTAATTCTCTTAAAAGCAAAATATAATCTATTTCTAGTTCCATAATATCCGTTTGAAAAAGAAAATTCCCCATCTCTTGAAAAACTTACTTTGTGCCAAATCATTGAATCAAGAGCTACTTTTATCTTCCAGCCAGCTTTTTTTGCTAAAATAGAGAAATCTAAATCTTCAACCGTCAAAAAATATGGCTCAAATAAGTAACCGATGTCTTCAAGGACTTCTTTTCTTATTAGCATTGAACAGCCAGTTATAAAGTCTGCTTCCTCTTCCCCAATTAAAACTTTATTTTCATCTCTCATCCATAGCTTATGTTGCCCAGAAACTCTCCACCAAATATATCTCCCCCCAGCAAACCAAATCTTTTTTGGTTCGTCATAGTAGTATATTTTAGAACCAACTATCCCGACTTTATCATCTTCTAGAGCCTCAACCATTTTGGTTATAAAATCAGGGTCTACTACTGTATCGTTATTCAACAAGAGAGCTGCTTCTGCTCCATTATCAAATGCATATTTTATTCCCTGATTGCAAGCTGCAGAAAAACCTAAATTTTCACTATTCTTGACTAAAATAACTTCTGGATAATTATTACTTATTAAATCGAGAGAACCATCCAAGGAACCATTGTCAACAATAATTGTATCAAAATTGTCAAAATTAACTTTTCTTAGTGAATCAAGACAATCTCCTAAAAAATTTTTTCCATTCCAATTAGGAATTATTACTGATATTTTCATTTTTTTATTATGTTATTTATAAATATTCTGTACCTTTTAAGATTAAACGGATATAAGTAAATTGAATAAAAAAATAGCTCAAAAAATAAAATAATTTTCTTTAGCCTTATAGCTGGACTTAACCCATCTAACAGTTTTACGGACATCTCTTTTCTCGTTAAATTGCAAAATCCACTTTTTTTTCTCCTCCTGTAAGCATTCCTTTCAGCTAAAACTCCAGAAAGTCTCCCTAGGTTTTTCAAATTAACATCAGGAGTTTTTGAGATACCATTTTGATGAATTCTATAATAATATAAGGGAATTTTTATATATTTTAACCTACCTTTTTCTTCTAGTTTATATATAATATCTTTATCGACAGCTGATTTAAGCTCAGGATTATAACCTTCTGTTTTTTTATATAATACTTTCTTAAAAGTTCTTAGCTGGCAAACTTTGAAAGTATGTAAGTTTGTTTTCCCACTCTCAAGCTCACCGACCCATGGTAGAACCCTTTTAACAGCTAAATTTTCATCGCATTCATAAGTATCGCTATATACAAAATCAACCTCCGGGTTCTCTCTGTATTCTCTTTCCATGGTAAGTAATGCGTTCTTATCTAAAACATCATCAATATCCAAAACTGCAAAGATATCCCCGGTAGCCATTTCAGCACATTTTCTTTTTGTTGCCCCGACTCCAAGATTTTTTTTATTTTGAAAAAACTTTATTCTTTTATCTCCTAAATATTCTCTAATTATTACAGCAGACCTATCGTTTGAAGCATCATCAACAATCAATAACTCCCAATTCTGATAACTTTGTGCCAAGACACTTTCTATAGCATCTCGCGCAAAATTGGCATTATTATAGCTTGCCATTATAATAGAAAATTTTATATCCATATCTTTTTAAATATTTTTGCAAATGGGAATTTAACAATCCTAAACAAAAAAATTAACCATGCTTTAAAATTGTATGGATAAATTTTAAATATTTCTGTTAAATAATATTTAAATTTTCCCCAATTTCTCTTCTTCAAATAATATGGAAGAATATCAATCAAAATACTTGTTATCTCTTTTTTTGATAAATTATTTTTTTTTCTTCTTTTAAAAGAGTTGAGTTTATTTCTTAAGTTATATAATTTTGCTTCTACTGCATTTTTTTTCTGAGATATACCTCCGGTATGTATTCTGTATTTATACAAGGGTTTATTGATAAAATAAAAGCCTGTCACTTCTTCTAATTTATATATAATATCCCTATCGACTGATTTTTTTTGCTTAATATCAAATCCAGCAGTTTTATAGTAGGCGTCTTTTTTAAAAGATTTTATATGTCCTACTTTAATCTCATGCAAATTTGTGCTGCCATCTTTAATCTCACCAATCCAGGGATTAATTTCTACAATATTTAAATGCTCATCACAGTTATAACAAGTAGAATAAACAAACCCAATATTTTTGTTTTTTTTATAGGCTTTATCCAGTTCTTCCAGGGAAGAATTAATTAGTGCATCATCAGAATCAAGAATAACGACAACATCACCGCTAGAGAGCTCCACCCCTCTTTTTAGAGAGGCGGCATAACCAACGTTGGAAGTATTTTTAAAAAATGTTATTCTATCATCATTTAAATATTTTTCAATAACAGAAAAAGAATCGTCAAAAGAGCAGTCATCAATTATAACTAGTTCCCAGTGCACGAAGGTCTGTTCAAGAACTGACTCTATGGCCTCTGAAATAAAAGCAGCATTATTGTAATTTGCTAAAATAATT is a window encoding:
- a CDS encoding DsbA family protein, whose amino-acid sequence is MKNNKGYSIVVLLVVFALIGLAYAYSFREDKVAVENILGDTGLIDDSESENPYMQAIDAAKRVQQLQMRPISEDDNYIGNLDAPVKIIYYSDFECPFCNTYVSDLKRISEEYADNVVFAFRHFILSNHSLALDAAFAFECAVEQGSTWGMYDKLYEDSANKLQSRLEYIKDAEELELNVEQFTECLESEKYKNKIEKLVQEAKSYGVTGTPTTFINGKPLAGAYPYDDFVDQLGKEKKGLKTIVEEGLRR
- the gatA gene encoding Asp-tRNA(Asn)/Glu-tRNA(Gln) amidotransferase subunit GatA codes for the protein MLNELSLTQAQTKLKSREITSVELVTACLDRIKKEDGKIKALITVLEKEALEEASIADEKIAKGEWTELLGIPFIAKDNILTKGVKTTASSKILEKYIAPYDATIIKKLKEAGAILLAKSNLDEFAHGASTENSAFGTTHNPWDLTRVPGGSSGGSAAAVASDMCVFALGTDTGGSVRCPASFCGVVGLKPTYGRASRFGLIAMTSSTDVPGPLTKTVEDAAIVQEIISGIDKNDLTTVDEKIDKYSEELSKDIKGLKIGLPKEYFEEGMEGDVAEALNNSIEKLKELGAEFVDISLPHTKYAVPVYYIITPSEISSNLARFDGIRYGLSEQNGNDLFEIYSKSRGRGFGPEAKRRIMLGTYALSAGYYDAYYLKAQKVRTLIKNEMDEALKKVDVILTPTSPHTAFKIGEQSNDPLKMYLEDIYVTSASLAGLPAVSVPCGFSEGLPIGMQLIGARFDEKTILRVAGNFEKNYNITKPEISF
- a CDS encoding four helix bundle protein, with amino-acid sequence MTYHEKLRIRMDEYAHLVYGFTKNFPKDEIYGITSQLRRSSLSVVLNYIEGYARRKGDNCKVYKNFLEISYGSLKESKYLLHFCLVEKYLQKSDYEKALVLSEEIGAMVYKIIK
- the gatC gene encoding Asp-tRNA(Asn)/Glu-tRNA(Gln) amidotransferase subunit GatC; protein product: MKLEKKDIEHIAKLARLELSEAEFIQYGDQLSDILGYIDQLQEVDTSQVEPTAQVTGLLNGLREDKDEQWLNDEREDALSQAPELENHQVKVKRVL
- the ligA gene encoding NAD-dependent DNA ligase LigA, yielding MNKKEAKERIEKLKKEIDYHRFLYHVEDKQEITDAAHDSLKNELQKLEEENPEFITPDSPTQRVGGQPLEKFEKIKHSKPMMSIFDSFTENEMFEWEERLKKIIGPSSKKIEYFCELKMDGLAASLVYVGGKLTKGATRGDGVVGEDVTANLKTIEAIPLSLRKINLSDIEKIGIEKNKAQTILKAIESGTIGLRGEVIMTKKVFDELNKKYKKEGKNIFVNPRNAAAGTIRQLNPKIVSERNLDFFVYSLLLGEDNLLDNHEQEHELASILGFKVLSQNKIEKSLSEVIKFHHYWDDHRNGLPFECDGIVVKVNNLHLWPVLGHIGKGPRYYMAYKFSAEQVTTKVLDVVWQIGRTGTLTPIASVEPVFVGGVTVSHSTLHNMDEIKRLGLKVGDTVILERAGDVIPKVVKVLDNLRDGTEKVISRPKKCPICESNVEKASGEVAYRCTNKNCYAVNIRRLMHFVSKGALDIEGLGPSIIEQLVSGGLIKDISDFYNLKKEDLLLLERFAEKSADNLLKSIEGKKNVDLAKFLIGLGIRHVGEETAIFLATKLKVKSRKLKDLIKLVQEYGAEDLEKMEDVGPIVARSMFEWFRDEHNLAILERLESHGVQIIIEDNLAKQENSKFLDKTFVLTGAMSKLTRDEAKAKIRELGGSISSSVSKKTDFVVAGVEAGSKLEKAKNLGVKILNEEEFLDIVKG
- a CDS encoding prepilin-type N-terminal cleavage/methylation domain-containing protein, which encodes MIKNIIKNERGYSLLEMIVAIAIFAVVFLMITSIYLSMIESQKSVIATQNIQESMKFVFEMVSKEIRTAVKSEDSCAATLGLTADIIAPATVPNKIFNIDSTTFPGYHVLYFMNRKEECVSYAIGNNGDVDSWTIRRVKGLDDEEMFVTPNEISLENLYFNVWDDEIGAFHSRQPSVTLKVDVETSKGREIHKQKTTLQTTITSRYYE
- a CDS encoding type II secretion system protein, yielding MLTNISKKIFLFPPSNKRGFSLMEIIVVLAMFSFGLVGISSLMLMTMRAESLNAGYLKASLFAQEGLELVRGYRDENWLNSSLPDWDDNFGGTDRTFTIYYGDSITTNDVASINDSDTILRYNGNFYDHVAGGAPSTYRRLITVSDCTPSSSDCWEVESRVNWVTSGKSNDYIAKTLLYNWR
- a CDS encoding prepilin-type N-terminal cleavage/methylation domain-containing protein is translated as MNIFKNSNGFTLIELIVSIAIIGLISGIMVANYRQGGSSEELNIATQNLVSEIRKAQGYALSYKEYAGSISDVGGWGIRLTDDTAGNPENFILFFDLSNSGKSDILPTNEVFVNKVIGKNVHVSDISDGTDHSSYFWAIFYPPDPIIMLRGSDHPTDGSFVFGATDSAIEVTITLEHSRGATKSIILNKFGLVDVD
- a CDS encoding prepilin peptidase, with the protein product MTYLILFYILTLGLIIGSFLNALLYRLHEGETIMGRSYCPKCKKQIAWYDNIPVFSFIFLRGKCRKCHEKISWQYPAVEFITGILFLYAFWNIFEFRILNFDIAYFLSTFNFHLLTLARDLFFISIMIIIFIYDLKWYLILDRVTLPAIAIIFGINLFLGLSWTNLLIGAFIGGGFFLAQFIVSRGRWIGGGDIRLGLLMGVMFSWPMILLAILLAYLIGSVISIFLVVFGMKKWGSEVPLGIFLTTASIITLFWGNQILSWYIALL
- a CDS encoding glycosyltransferase family 2 protein translates to MKISVIIPNWNGKNFLGDCLDSLRKVNFDNFDTIIVDNGSLDGSLDLISNNYPEVILVKNSENLGFSAACNQGIKYAFDNGAEAALLLNNDTVVDPDFITKMVEALEDDKVGIVGSKIYYYDEPKKIWFAGGRYIWWRVSGQHKLWMRDENKVLIGEEEADFITGCSMLIRKEVLEDIGYLFEPYFLTVEDLDFSILAKKAGWKIKVALDSMIWHKVSFSRDGEFSFSNGYYGTRNRLYFAFKRINNYIGGFFLLFIVVPIRIIQWTIQGKNKMVYGMILGVRDFLLGKMGKYK
- a CDS encoding glycosyltransferase yields the protein MDIKFSIIMASYNNANFARDAIESVLAQSYQNWELLIVDDASNDRSAVIIREYLGDKRIKFFQNKKNLGVGATKRKCAEMATGDIFAVLDIDDVLDKNALLTMEREYRENPEVDFVYSDTYECDENLAVKRVLPWVGELESGKTNLHTFKVCQLRTFKKVLYKKTEGYNPELKSAVDKDIIYKLEEKGRLKYIKIPLYYYRIHQNGISKTPDVNLKNLGRLSGVLAERNAYRRRKKSGFCNLTRKEMSVKLLDGLSPAIRLKKIILFFELFFYSIYLYPFNLKRYRIFINNIIKK
- a CDS encoding glycosyltransferase family 2 protein — encoded protein: MAKELKFSIILANYNNAAFISEAIESVLEQTFVHWELVIIDDCSFDDSFSVIEKYLNDDRITFFKNTSNVGYAASLKRGVELSSGDVVVILDSDDALINSSLEELDKAYKKNKNIGFVYSTCYNCDEHLNIVEINPWIGEIKDGSTNLHEIKVGHIKSFKKDAYYKTAGFDIKQKKSVDRDIIYKLEEVTGFYFINKPLYKYRIHTGGISQKKNAVEAKLYNLRNKLNSFKRRKKNNLSKKEITSILIDILPYYLKKRNWGKFKYYLTEIFKIYPYNFKAWLIFLFRIVKFPFAKIFKKIWI